From one Triticum aestivum cultivar Chinese Spring chromosome 4B, IWGSC CS RefSeq v2.1, whole genome shotgun sequence genomic stretch:
- the LOC123094651 gene encoding amyloid beta A4 precursor protein-binding family B member 1-interacting protein-like, with protein MRRRHVALAPTPANPHAPPALRSPLSTTRPAGFRIWPAWPVTAPPQPARARAPPRLPLPIWIKGGPLDPESSSPPPGFLVAGAPASPPRPPEDRRRRARNPAAAARNLVVARPRHHRERIRPDPIRSDLVGAPPASPCITGSSRRRASHRRRHVSAQDEQSAAACPR; from the exons ATGaggcgccgccacgtcgccctagcgcCCACGCCAGCCAACCCCCATGCGCCACCTGCCCTTCGCAGCCCCCTCTCCACCACGCGGCCCGCCGGGTTCCGGATCTGGCCCGCCTGGCCCGTGaccgcgccgccgcagcccgcgaGGGCCCGAGCgcccccgcgcctcccgctcccgaTCTGGATCAAGGGAGGACCCCTCGACCCCGAGTCCTCGTCGCCACCGCCcggcttcctcgtcgccggcgcgCCTGCCTCACCTCCCCGACCACCAGAGGACCGCCGTCGTCGTGCAAG gaaccccgccgccgccgccaggaacCTCGTCGTCGCCCGGCCTCGCCACCATCGGGAACGGATCCGGCCGGACCCGATCCGCTCGGATCTGGTCGGGGCCCCTCCCGCCTCGCCTTGCATCACCGGCTCCTCTCGCCGGAgagccagccaccgccgccgccatgtctcTGCTCAGGACGAGCAGAGCGCAGCCGCCTGCCCGCGTTGA